One segment of Daphnia magna isolate NIES linkage group LG2, ASM2063170v1.1, whole genome shotgun sequence DNA contains the following:
- the LOC116915641 gene encoding collagen alpha-1(I) chain, with product MKAVAILIACLVATAVAAPQYQRQKPKQSAASVSPDQWAALNPLQSENSDLDELKKQWARFLEYLPWLKGAVGPAGPQGPAGETVYVAGPPGPPGPQGYAGPKGDKGDAGAPGAIGEPGPQGNPGVDGPQGPQGLAGAPGTDGAPGAAGAPGGPGAKGDAGRNGADGAPGAPGAPGKDGYPGAPGPQGPKGDVGAPGITLPSKIPGPPGAPGYPGKDGAPGAPGTIGPVGPAGPVGPQGVPGKDGAPGNSGSPGPKGEAGKPGYNGAPGKDGLPGAPSTQPGPVGPQGPAGSPGYNGAPGKDGAPGPVGAPGKDGLNGAPGAPGAQGEQGKPGKDGYPGAAGAPGATGNPGPQGLQGEQGPAGSPGNPGPQGLIGPAGPAGPEGKPGPAGAPGAPGPEGSVGPAGPEGKVGETGAPGPVGPIGPVGAPGTQAPYPTKGYTTAAPYYRTTPKDTWFNW from the exons ATGAAGGCAGTA GCTATTTTAATTGCTTGTCTCGTCGCAACAGCCGTGGCTGCCCCGCAGTATCAACGGCAGAAACCTAAACAATCGGCTGCATCCGTATCACCTGACCAGTGGGCTGCTCTAAATCCACTTCAATCTGAGAATAGCGATCTTGATGAACTGAAGAAGCAATGGGCTCGTTTCCTTGA ATACCTTCCATGGTTGAAGGGTGCTGTTGGACCAGCTGGGCCTCAAGGACCCGCCGGAGAAACTGTGTACGTTGCTGGACCCCCTGGTCCACCTGGCCCACAAGGTTATGCTGGACCTAAGGGAGACAAGGGAGATGCAGGTGCACCAGGAGCTATCGGTGAGCCTGGACCTCAAGGAAACCCTGGAGTTGATGGACCTCAAGGTCCTCAGGGATTGGCAGGCGCACCTGGCACGGATGGAGCCCCAGGAGCAGCTGGAGCGCCAGGTGGACCTGGAGCAAAAGGAGATGCTGGACGCAATGGTGCGGATGGAGCTCCTGGAGCCCCAGGTGCCCCTGGCAAAGACGGATATCCCGGAGCCCCTGGACCGCAAGGGCCTAAAGGAGATGTTGGTGCTCCTGGAATCACACTCCCATCCAAGATTCCTGGCCCACCTGGTGCACCAGGATACCCAGGCAAAGATGGAGCTCCTGGTGCTCCTGGTACTATTGGCCCTGTCGGACCTGCAGGCCCAGTCGGCCCACAAGGAGTCCCCGGCAAAGACGGTGCTCCTGGTAATTCTGGAAGCCCTGGCCCGAAGGGAGAAGCAGGTAAACCCGGCTACAATGGAGCTCCAGGAAAAGACGGACTTCCAGGCGCTCCAAGCACGCAACCCGGCCCTGTGGGACCTCAAGGACCAGCTGGTTCACCTGGCTACAATGGCGCTCCCGGCAAAGATGGTGCCCCTGGCCCAGTTGGCGCTCCAGGCAAGGATGGACTAAACGGTGCTCCTGGTGCTCCAG GTGCTCAAGGAGAGCAAGGCAAACCCGGTAAAGATGGTTATCCTGGTGCTGCTGGTGCCCCTGGCGCAACTGGAAATCCAGGACCCCAAGGACTCCAAGGTGAACAAGGTCCTGCTGGAAGCCCTGGCAACCCCGGCCCACAAGGATTAATTGGCCCTGCTGGCCCTGCTGGACCTGAAGGCAAACCCGGCCCGGCGGGCGCCCCCGGTGCACCTGGACCAGAAGGTTCCGTTGGCCCTGCTGGACCTGAAGGTAAAGTTGGCGAAACTGGAGCTCCTGGACCTGTTGGCCCGATTGGTCCTGTTGGCGCCCCAGGAACTCAAGCTCCTTATCCCACCAAGGGTTACACAACGGCTGCCCCCTATTACAGAACAACCCCAAAAGACACTTGGTTCAATTGGTAG
- the LOC116915633 gene encoding contactin-associated protein-like 3 codes for MAKRQLLISSVVGLLILIFPLLIVAFTSNDNEIKDIERSSNLHKFQEELWIKFKHFERKMESEVTKLKTKVELLEAKVLEQAELLKECNTCSPTSNMFDNDMPVDHVKNVRPLAKTTLQPKTCLEALTSDPSLESGMYWIDPDGQGRGDNPIYVYCNMTSGSSSILHDSENSTDVDHCFDPGCYSRQIKYNATLRQITMLAELSNECHQSIQINCFDAALEFNGIAYAWWNDRNGDERYFWSGTNNNLSAHYHSCQCGLEGSCVDKSLLCNCDSDLAMELSDNGVITDKDLLPITKLNFGRTIAPTSMSSYKIGRLECSGKVVLNGMPTSCQDLWRVGYILSGIYSIKGSSSRVETVYCDFNKLPGDEGLQTWIGYDDVKSEPVYFNVGRNTSFSTSGKAMPFEQENLNVGNAFDLSSGTFVAPCNGTYFFAFTSFADNSYDSFYFSLNLNDVQITNCYNPVRTLYYCTVLYTVNLNSGDQVQMILQRGSTNNAIFTGALLAENVF; via the exons ATGGCCAAAAGGCAATTGTTAATTTCATCTGTAGTGGGCCTGTTGATTTTGATCTTCCCCTTATTGATTGTGGCCTTTACCAGCAATGATAACGAGATAAAAGATATTGAACGTTCATCGAATTTACACAAATTCCAG GAAGAGCTGTGGatcaaattcaaacattttgaaagaaaaatggagtCTGAAGTAACAAAGTTGAAGACAAAAGTAGAACTGTTAGAGGCTAAAGTTTTGGAGCAGGCTGAACTGTTGAAGGAATGCAATACCTGCAGTCCCACGAGCAATATGTTCGACAACGATATGCCTGTCGATCATGTTAAAAACGTAAGGCCCCTCGCGAAGACAACCCTACAACCGAAGACTTGTTTGGAAGCCCTCACGTCTGACCCTTCACTAGAATCTGGGATGTATTGGATTGATCCAGACGGACAGGGAAGAGGAGACAACCCCATTTACGTGTATTGCAATATGACTTCAG GATCATCGTCAATACTGCATGACAGTGAGAATTCAACTGATGTTGACCATTGCTTCGATCCTGGTTGCTACTCCCGGCAGATCAAGTACAATGCTACGCTTAGGCAAATAACAATGCTTGCTGAATTGTCCAACGAATGCCACCAGTCAATCCAA ATTAATTGTTTCGATGCTGCCCTCGAATTCAACGGAATTGCTTACGCTTGGTGGAACGACCGAAACGGTGATGAACGTTATTTCTGGTCTGGCACAAACAACAATTTAAGTGCACATTACCACAGTTGCCAGTGTGGGCTTGAAGGATCCTGTGTTGACAAAAGCCTTTTGTGCAACTGCGACAGCGATTTGGCGATGGAATTATCCGACAACG GAGTAATAACCGACAAGGACTTGCTACCTATCACAAAATTGAATTTCGGAAGGACCATTGCTCCGACTTCGATGAGTAGCTACAAAATCGGCCGCTTGGAGTGCAGCGGGAAAGTTGTTCTCAACGGAATGCCGACGTCGTGTCAGGATCTTTGGCGCGTCGGTTACATTTTAAGTGGAATATACTCTATCAAAGGATCGTCTAGCAGAGTGGAAACGGTGTACTGTGATTTCAATAAACTACCTGGTGACGAAG GACTCCAGACGTGGATTGGATACGACGATGTTAAATCGGAGCCTGTGTATTTTAATGTTGGAAGAAACACTTCCTTCAGCACTTCGGGTAAGGCAATGCCTTTCGAACAAGAAAATTTGAACGTCGGAAATGCTTTCGACTTGTCGTCGGGAACGTTCGTCGCTCCTTGCAATGGAACATACTTTTTCGCATTTACAAGCTTTGCAGATAATTCCTAtgattcattttatttttctcttaattTAAATGATGTTCAAATTACCAACTGCTACAATCCAGTAAGAACCCTTTATTATTGCACCGTGCTGTACACTGTCAACCTAAACTCGGGAGATCAAGTTCAGATGATTCTTCAGCGAGGATCAACGAATAATGCGATTTTTACTGGAGCGTTGCTCGCAGAAAATGTTTTCTAA
- the LOC123469870 gene encoding uncharacterized protein LOC123469870 — MPIWKRNPPCKAQTILTNMFINNQIPPDASPASIQKLHDEFEPFSSSVFRGAFNETRNKYGTEFAVKRTSSAAGFADSDSCAGGSGSTDCRPKRFKPDPELTCDDEDELDAKIAHKNQPVLMTVYRDPVTEQEKVCIVVSLPGGASDVEFSLVGSGPGRSTARITYSWPKILFDIEAIFKKAITSSELPVCHPKIIALKNELKNNRDSIDSTPKGSMELTLPINLVSAREVT, encoded by the exons ATGCCAATCTGGAAACGTAATCCCCCTTGCAAAGCCCAAACCATTCTCACCAACATGTTTATTAATAACCAAATTCCCCCTGACGCAAGTCCTGCTTCTATCCAAAAGTTACATGACGAGTTCGAGCCGTTTAGTTCATCTGTTTTTCGAGGTGCTTTCAACGAGACTCGCAATAAGTATGGGACTGAAT TTGCAGTGAAACGAACTTCTTCAGCAGCCGGATTTGCCGACTCAGACAGCTGTGCTGGTGGTTCTGGCAGCACTGACTGTCGGCCAAAACGTTTCAAGCCAGATCCAGAATTAACCTGTGATGATGAAGACGAACTGGACGCAAAAATTGCACACAAAAACCAACCAGTGCTGATGACGGTTTACCGTGATCCCGTCACTGAGCAAGAAAAAGTTTGCATTGTTGTGTCACTCCCTGGAGGCGCTTCTGATGTCGAATTCTCTCTCGTCGGCAGTGGACCAGGCCGTTCTACAGCCAGAATAACGTACTCCTGGCCCAAAATCCTGTTTGACATCGAGGCAATCTTCAAAAAAGCCATCACCAGTTCGGAATTACCAGTTTGTCATCCCAAAATTATTGCCCTGAAAAacgaattgaaaaacaatcgTGATTCAATCGACTCCACCCCTAAAGGATCGATGGAGTTGACTTTACCGatcaacttggtctccgcgagagaA GTTACTTAA
- the LOC116915635 gene encoding uncharacterized protein LOC116915635, producing MAHLVLNIFVLSLTVALFINVTAVSVELKTNVTDRLQELHEIQEDLKIKSKQFETMIKSEVGKLKEKVEFLETKIQEQDNLLKNCQVATSDAIGSLRNVEENNLKKTVLDPKTCLEARTANPSLESGMYFIDPDGQGRGDDPIYVYCNMTTGSTSILHDSEDSITVSHCFEPGCYTREIKYNATLRQMTMLSELSNVCHQSIQVDCYDAAFEFNGVPYAWWNDRNGDPRYFWSGVNNNSSDRYHTCQCGLDGSCKEKSLSCNCDSDLAIELSDVGILLEKDLLPVTKLNFGRTIAPTSINRHTLGRFECNGKVVLNGMPTSCQDLWRIGYILSGIYSIKGSSNKVETVYCDFTKLPGDEELQTWIGYADVKSEPVQFTVARKTSFSTLNTAISFDQETLNTGNALNTSTGVFAAPRNGTYFFAFSSFSESQYSTFSVDLQLNDATIANCVTSYALFYCNVPITLKLSRGDRVQVSLQQGSTNNAIFTGWLLAEDIFQ from the exons ATGGCTCACCTAGTTTTGAACATTTTTGTCTTAAGCCTGACTGTAGCACTCTTCATCAACGTGACAGCTGTCAGTGTTGAACTCAAAACGAATGTTACTGATCGTTTGCAAGAGCTTCATGAAATTCAA GAAGATCTGAAGATAAAATCGAAACAATTCGAGACAATGATTAAGTCTGAAGTTGGAAAACTAAAGGAGAAAGTTGAATTTTTGGAGACCAAAATTCAAGAGCAGGATAATCTTCTAAAAAATTGTCAAGTTGCAACTTCTGATGCCATTGGGTCTTTGAGAAATGTCGAAGAAAATAACCTGAAAAAAACGGTTCTAGACCCTAAAACTTGCTTGGAAGCCCGTACTGCTAATCCTTCACTAGAATCAGGAATGTATTTCATTGATCCTGACGGTCAAGGCAGAGGAGATGATCCCATTTACGTCTACTGCAACATGACCACCG GATCAACATCCATACTGCACGACAGTGAAGATTCAATCACCGTTAGCCATTGTTTCGAACCTGGATGTTACACTCGAGAAATTAAGTACAATGCTACTCTTAGACAGATGACGATGCTCAGCGAACTTTCTAATGTTTGCCATCAATCCATTCAA GTTGATTGCTACGATGCAGCTTTTGAATTCAACGGCGTACCATACGCTTGGTGGAACGACCGCAATGGCGATCCACGGTATTTCTGGTCCGGTGTGAATAATAATTCAAGTGACCGATACCATACTTGTCAGTGCGGACTGGATGGATCTTGTAAAGAGAAAAGCCTTTCGTGCAACTGTGACAGCGACCTGGCCATCGAATTATCAGACGTTG GAATTCTATTGGAAAAGGATTTGTTACCGGTGACAAAGTTGAATTTTGGCCGGACTATCGCCCCCACTTCCATCAACCGCCACACGCTAGGTCGATTCGAGTGTAACGGGAAAGTTGTACTTAACGGAATGCCCACATCCTGCCAAGATCTTTGGCGGATTGGTTACATTCTTAGCGGAATTTATTCCATCAAAGGATCGTCTAACAAAGTTGAAACGGTCTACTGTGACTTTACCAAACTGCCTGGCGATGAAG AGCTGCAGACGTGGATCGGTTACGCTGATGTTAAATCGGAGCCTGTGCAGTTCACCGTCGCAAGAAAGACATCGTTTAGTACCCTAAACACAGCTATTTCCTTTGATCAGGAAACACTGAACACTGGGAATGCTTTGAACACTTCGACAGGAGTCTTCGCTGCTCCACGCAACGGGACGTATTTCTTTGCGTTTTCAAGCTTCTCTGAAAGTCAGTACTCTACGTTTTCGGTTGATCTTCAGTTAAACGATGCGACGATTGCAAATTGCGTCACTTCGTACGCGCTATTTTATTGCAATGTTCCAATCACGCTAAAGTTGAGTAGAGGAGACAGAGTTCAAGTCTCTCTTCAACAAGGATCGACTAATAACGCCATATTCACTGGCTGGCTACTTGCGGAAGACATTTTCCAGTAA
- the LOC116915685 gene encoding uncharacterized protein LOC116915685 — protein sequence MLTHSAAIFLALLIGSLTTTVTCHWKNSKLAGSHGHLMGTKGERCPPGMRLVVGTHSPGLLAGNFAAMCEPWNNGIVFPHGPSNTFIQPNAAFVHPAGIFNQPLHAASTGVVGHHWAGLQKGFVSKGLSLKSALHAGMGSKFSKHAIKHSLKSKF from the exons atgttgactCATTCCGCCGCAATCTTCTTGGCTCTTTTGATTGGTTCCTTGACAACTACTGTCACCTGTCACTGGAAAAATAGCAAATTGGCTGGTAGTCATGGTCACCTGATGGGCACCAAAGGAGAGAGATGTCCACCAGGAATGAGACTGGTTGTAGGCACACACTCTCCAGGCCTGTTGGCAGGAAACTTTGCAGCAATGTGCGAACCCTGGAACAACGGAATCGTTTTTCCACACGGACC GTCAAACACTTTTATTCAGCCAAACGCAGCCTTTGTTCATCCTGCTGGCATCTTCAATCAACCATTACATGCTGCCTCGACTGGTGTCGTCGGCCATCATTGGGCTGGACTCCAAAAAGGCTTTGTTTCCAAAGGATTGTCGCTGAAGAGCGCACTACACGCTGGTATGGGTTCAAAGTTTAGCAAACACGCCATCAAGCACAGCCtaaaatcaaagttttag
- the LOC116915738 gene encoding vesicular inhibitory amino acid transporter: protein MASQFFSRLNMAVPPIGATLGAAWTTVRSALPDSCVNSQQDEQLHFAKFGRKPNDTELCNLQNSGAGGSLQRVDSFGDDESCGGGEFGSSRHKISEWQAGWNVTNAIQGMFIVSLPYAVLHGGYWAITAMIGVAYICCYTGKILVDCLYVTNEEGQLVRVRDTYVSIAEECFGRRVGARIVNTAQLIELLMTCILYVVLCGDLMVGTFPDGAIDTRSWMMICGILLLPCSFLKNLHHVSTLSFWCTMAHVVINVMIMGYCLLQAATWGWSQVPLSINILTFPISLGIIVFSYTSQIFLPALEGNMSDPSKFHCMLNWSHVAAAIFKSLFGYVGFLTWQANTKDVITNNLPTQGFKGVVNFILVIKALLSYPLPYYAALNLLERAFFKGRPETTFPSMWTVDGDLKVWGLALRVALVVFTTVMAISIPHFAFLMGFIGSFTGTMLSFIWPCYFHLKLKGPTLDWGTVAYDCFVIFLGVLFGVIGIYYSFRALVEAFQIGLPF, encoded by the exons ATGGCCTCGCAATTCTTCAGTCGGTTAAATATGGCCGTTCCACCAATTGGGGCCACTTTGGGAGCAGCCTGGACGACAGTGCGCTCAGCCCTGCCCGACTCGTGCGTCAACAGCCAACAAGACGAGCAACTCCATTTCGCCAAATTCGGACGCAAGCCAAACGACACGGAATTATGTAATTTGCAGAACAGCGGAGCAGGAGGCAGTTTGCAACGAGTCGATTCGTTTGGAGACGACGAGAGTTGCGGTGGCGGTGAATTCGGCAGTTCCCGGCACAAGATTTCCGAATGGCAAGCCGGATGGAACGTTACCAATGCCATCCAGGGCATGTTCATCGTTTCGTTACCATATGCCGTCCTGCACGGCGGCTATTGGGCCATCACGGCCATGATCGGCGTCGCTTACATCTGCTGTTACACAGGCAAAATCTTAGTCGATTGCCTGTACGTCACCAACGAGGAAGGCCAGTTGGTGCGAGTCCGCGACACTTACGTCTCCATCGCCGAAGAATGTTTCGGCCGTCGGGTCGGCGCACGGATCGTCAATACGGCCCAGCTGATTGAGCTACTCATGACCTGCATTTTGTACGTGGTACTGTGCGGTGATTTGATGGTCGGTACCTTCCCGGATGGCGCAATCGACACGCGTTCATGGATGATGATTTGCGGGATCCTCTTGCTGCCGTGCTCCTTTCTCAAGAATTTGCATCACGTCTCGACGCTCAGCTTTTGGTGCACGATGGCTCACGTAGTCATCAACGTCATGATCATGGGTTATTGCCTTCTACAGGCGGCAACCTGGGGTTGGTCACAGGTGCCGCTCAGCATCAACATCTTGACGTTCCCCATTTCATTGGGCATCATCGTCTTTAGCTACACATCGCAAATCTTCCTACCGGCTCTCGAGGGCAATATGAGCGACCCGTCAAAGTTCCACTGCATGCTCAACTGGAGTCACGTAGCAGCAGCCATCTTTAAATCGCTCTTCGGCTACGTTGGCTTTCTCACCTGGCAGGCGAACACCAAGGACGTCATCACCAACAATCTTCCCACGCAAGGTTTCAAGGGCGTCGTCAACTTCATTCTTGTTATCAAG GCGTTGCTGTCATACCCTTTGCCTTATTACGCCGCACTGAATCTGCTGGAGAGAGCCTTCTTCAAAGGGCGACCAGAAACCACTTTTCCAAGCATGTGGACCGTCGATGGTGACCTAAAAGTGTGGGGCCTTGCCTTGCGCGTGGCTCTAGTTGTTTTCACGACCGTCATGGCTATCTCGATCCCACATTTTGCCTTCTTGATGGGTTTTATCGGCAGCTTTACAGGCACGATGCTCTCCTTCATCTGGCCGTGTTACTTCCATCTCAAACTGAAAGGCCCCACTCTAGATTGGGGCACTGTCGCCTACGATTGCTTCGTCATCTTCCTCGGCGTCCTGTTTGGCGTCATCGGCATTTATTATTCGTTCAGAGCTCTGGTCGAGGCTTTCCAAATCGGCTTACCTTTTTAA
- the LOC116915743 gene encoding prefoldin subunit 4, which produces MAAVAVSKDSLESDSDIHITLEDQQKINRFARQNAKWEELRDDLKNKKGDLQNLEDASDDLLLVEDESAPIPFVVGEVFVHFNMEEAKEKLEEAKSKVKNDIESIEAECTNVKTIMSDLKTQLYAKFGNSINLEAEEE; this is translated from the exons ATGGCTGCGGTAGCGGTTTCTAAAGATTCTCTTGAATCG gatTCTGACATTCACATTACGTTagaagaccaacagaaaattAACCGGTTTGCACGACAGAATGCAAAATGGGAGGAGCTGAGGGatgacttgaaaaataaaaag gGAGATCTTCAGAATTTGGAAGATGCATCAGATGATCTACTTCTTGTCGAAGATGAGTCAGCCCCTATTCCTTTTGTTGTAGGTGAAGTTTTCGTGCACTTCAACATGGAAGAGGCAAAG GAGAAACTTGAAGAAGCCAagagtaaagtaaaaaatgacaTTGAATCCATTGAAGCCGAATGTACGAACGTTAAAACCATCATGAGCGATCTGAAGACGCAACTATATGCCAAGTTCGGTAATTCCATCAACTTGGAAGCCGAAGAGGAATAA